TTCCACATCGAAGTCCGCCGTTTTCCTAGGAAGCAACGATGGCTCCTCGCTGGTAAAGTCTTCTTTGCTGTCGCCATCAGTAGTGATGAAAATTTGAGGCACAATGTTCTTTCGCGAGCCCGAAGGTATTCTAGTCACTCCTGTGCTCTCAAATGGATCTCTCGAAGCTGACATAGGACCCATATCGTCTCGTCGTTCGTGAAACTCTCTTCTGAGTTGCACCATATCCATGAAGCCTCGTAGTTTTGCCTTCAGAAGGTTCTCTTCCACTTGTTGAAGCATGATTCGTCGCTTGAGATAGGCATCTAGCATGAAGCACTTGTTTTCATCAACCATCTTATAGATGGGAATTGCCAGCAGTACTTGAGAAAAAGATATACCCTTGTCTGGGTTTCTCTCAAGTAACACTTGCTCACAAAGTGTGTCAAAGGCCCGGCGTCTGTTGATCATGTCTCCGACTGGGATGGTTCGAACGGCCTTGTTCAGCGCAGGAAGGTCGACATCATAAGGGTCATGGTCATTGACTCTAATGTTGTGGTCTGAAATCAGCTCTTTGATAGACCAATCGCCTTCATAAATGCACATCGAGAAGGTGCCTTCAATTCGTCGGAGAAATCTGTGGAGCTCATCTGGCCTAATGTATCCAGTTCCGGTGGGATCAAATTCTCTCCAggccttcttgtacttCCGCAGCTCTTCCCGCTTGATGGCTCGACTGAGTGGGCCAGTCTGCTGGTAGACATACGAAAAATTTTCGTAAATCAAAGAAACAAACATATTGACGAAGATGTACATGGAGAGAATGTTCCAAGAAATGAAGAGCAGATACGCGTAGGGACGGGATCCACAATCAGTCTCGTTGAAACCAGCACCGTTGATACAGTACGGCGGCTCCAAAAGATAATCAGACATGATTTGGTTCCACCCTTCACCACAACTCATCCGGAATAAGAGAATCAGGGCCTTGGGGACTGTTCTGAAGTTGATGTTTCCTGTTCCATTAGGGCCAACTCGAGTGAGACCAAAAATCTGATTGAACGCAATAGCATATACCACAAATAAGACGATCCACGTAGCCATGAGGTTCAAAATGGATGCAAAAGAAGCTGACGTGGTTTTGAACAGCTGGTCGAGTCGCTCTGATCGTGGAATGAAAAGTAGCAGAATACCGACTTGGCACAACTTCTGGAAGTTGTAGTAAGTGTTGGAAACGAAAGAAGCAAAAGAGAAGATGGTGGTCACTAATGCACCCGTCacaacaagtactgtgTAGAGATCCCATTTTCTGGACATGAAACCCTTGTAACCAAAAGCATAAAACCTCATAATCTCGTTGAGATCCAGGATAATGAGGATGGGTAGAAAGAGCCCATTTCGAATGTCTTCGGCATATAGGTATTGAGGATACCATTCTAAGCACAAAATAATGAGGTGGATAAACAACAGACCCGCAAGAAACTTATTCCACTTGCCCTTTCGATTCGTCACTACTCTGTAGCAGTATTCACGCCATGTTCCCTCACGCACGTACACCGGTACAATGGACGGTTTTACCAGCTTCAGGATTTTTTCAGCCTCTGCCCAAGCCCGTTGCTCTTGGGTAAGAAATGCCGTACCCGTGGTTCTCGAATAATTCTTAATGATGACAGCAATGAACAACGTGAGAATGAAAACTGTGGAAATGAAATTGTACAGGACAAGAAAGGCCGAGTTGTTCACTGAAGCGGCCCACTCCAAATTCATCCCAGGCCCTTGAATACTCATGGTAGTCTTGAGAACATCCGTCCAACCTTCGAGGGAAATGATTTCGAACAGAATTAGAAAGGAATGACCGAAATTGTCAAAGTCATAGTATGGCTTCACAACAGAGCGGGGCGCCAGGACATTCCAGTTTGACGGCGAGGATGCAAATTCGTTGATACAATTGGCAAGAAATTCGGTATTTTCGTCGTTGCAGCTGTAGAAGCGCCCTTTAAAGATTTGCAAGCCCCACACACTGAAAGGGTAGAGCAGACACATGGAAATCATGGCCGCGCCGAAGATCTTCCTGATGCCCACGATAACGATGTTCTCGAATGTTTCCTTAGCTGCATTCGAAATATTGAGCAATCGCAAAGCTCGCAAAGCTTTGAAAGCACGAACAGCTCGAGAGACGTAACCATTTCCAGCAAAGATGGCAATCATGTTTATCCACAGAGATATCAGCACTATGAAGTCAATAACACCCCACGACGATCTCAAGTAGGCATTGGGTGTGAAGTAGAATCCATCAGCCAAAATCTTGATAATGGCTTCGATGCTGAAAAGAATCAGAAACCCCAAATCGGACCAGGTGATCCAAGACCACaccccaccacctccattcTCCTTCTGGTACAACGGAGTAGCAACACATGCCAACACAACTAGGGCAACAGTAGCAAGAAACATAATGAACGTAAATGTGTACCACACCCACTGCTTGGGAATAACACCATCATGCCTAGTTCCATGTGATGGCATTACAATCCTTTGGCAAAATCGACGAATAGGGTTATGAGGAGGCAGGCAGTATAGCACCACGTTGAAATCCGGATGCTCAGCCAAAAATTCCTCCTGAGTCTTCAAACGCTGCTGATAATCATCCAGGAAATCCTTTGCCAAATTTATTGGATTTAGGCTCTTCTTTCTGGAGAAAAAATCTCCACCTTGCGGGGGATCTAAGAAAGGATTTTCAGTGGGTTCCTTTTTGCGCCAAAACATCAATGACTTGACATGTGCTTGTTTCAGCATGCGCTTGATTCGCGATGGCCGCGATCGTTGTTCAGCCGGCATCTCCTCCGCCTCATTCACCTCGTCTTCTAGAAAATCTTGCACAACGTGACGTTGCATCAACATATCAAACACGTGTGAGCCGTCTGTTTGGTTGATCTCCCGGTTCTTGCCGAGATGTTTCACTTTTTGCATCAATAGTTGCATCGTCGGCAGGGATCCGCCGTTGTTGCTGATCTGGTCTGTGTACTTCCGGACGAAGCCCTTGATCTGTTCAATGCGCTTGGTTTCTTCAGACACGTCAAGATTTTCTGTAATCAGAGCAATGAAAAGGTTCATGACAACATTATTGGAAAAGATGAACCAGCCGATGAAAAAAGCAGCAATGCAAAGAGCTGAGAAGGTGTTTGTTGCGAACTGCTGGCCATTGTACAGCATATCTGTCCAATTCTCAGTAGTTGAGAGAGCATACATTCCCAGAAAGGTATTCTGTAGGTTGTAAAATGAAAACTCGATCGACTCGCCGCTATCGTCTTCTTGCGGAATTACACCACGCAGTAGTCGAGTTGACATGACAGAACAGAGGAATGTcaagagaaagaagaagcaacTCATGTAAAACATAGTTCTGTAGTTTCCCACgactcttctccacagGAGCCGTGTGAATTTGAAGAACATCACGACTCTGTAAATCCGCAAAATTTGGAAAATCGTCAGCCAACCATATAGCACGGGCTTGTTGTGAATTGGGGGAATCAGGATGACAATACACATGACTCCAAGAGCACAATCCACCACGTTGGCAATATTAAGGAAAAATATGCGCCAGTTCGGCAAATAGACATAAAACCGCAAGATCACGTCTGCTGTAAGCATGGAAGTGATTATGATCTCAAGAATGTAGAGCGCTGTCTCTTGGCTGTCTGTAGTATCTGCTGTCCTTGTGCTGCTTACGACAAGAGACATGAAGATAATGAGACTCCATAACCATTCCATACGGAGATACCAGCGGCCCTTCACAGTTTTCTTGAGAAAATTGCGAGCCTCTGCGGAAGTTAATCTCTTCCGAAACAGGGTCTCTGTCTTAGACTTCCGTGATAGAATCATCTCCACACGAATTTGCGAATAAGACGTGGCGATAACTGCCACCAGCAAGTTAGCAAGCCACAGCGCCAGGATGAGAATCCCAGCCATGAAAAATAAACAGGCAGTCATGTAGTCACTATCCATCGTATAGTACATGATATCGGTGAATGTGTTGAGTGAAATAATGACGAAAACCATTTCAAGAGAATTAAAAATGTTGTCAAAAGACACTGTACCACCGTATGGATTCTTATCGCTGACACAGATACTGCCAGCCGGGCACATGTACCCTTTCGATTGGGGTCCAACAGTGCCATCAGTGAAGACATATGGCATATGCTCGAGCGTCTCCGGGTGAAGATAGCCACCGCAGTATTGTTCATAAGTGTAATTATCCTGTTGCCCTGTGGAGTCTACCCAAACACATTGTCGTCGAAGAGACGCCTTGAAGGATTGAGTTCCAATGATAGAGAAGGTCACCCTGATTGTTAGTAGCTATTGAAGATGGATGTCAGTGTGAAGTCATCGTATACATACCAGAAGAAGCCGATGAATAATGAAACATTGATCAACAAAGGAGCTGACGTTTTTAGAGCTCTCAGCACAGCGGTGGTGCCATGTGTCAAATTCAGCAATCGCAAAATTCGAAGGCATGCTAAGAAGCGAAAGAGAAATAGCTGGTGAATAATGTCGTAGTCGTGTGCAGCCACCCCCAGCGAGATCCAATAGCAAACAACTGAAATGAAATCAACTCGATTCCAACTCGACCGGAGGAAAGCTCTTTGAACACGATGTGTGGGTTGTTCGTTATGCACAAGTAAGGTGAGGGCGTGGCTGATTGGAGCTGAACTTGTCCCTTTGCGTTGGTTCCACCTAGATGATTTGGTCAGCTTGTTCGGGAAAAATCTGTTCCACGACGAGTCTGGCATTTGGCCAGTGGAGTAAAACATTTGTGAATCGTCCCAGAGCCCAAACGCAACTATTTTAGCTGATATCTCGAAAGTGTACAAAATGAAAATTGCGAGAAATCCCCAGTCCGTCCACTTATGACCCCACGAAGCGAAAATGTGTTCAGTGTCTTTGTCTTTAAAAATGTTCCACGATGATTCacagaacaagaagacaGTATGCAAAATAATCAGAAGTAACACAAAAGGCTCGAACCACGGGGAACTACATAGCTTCCACATTTTCCACCGCCAAGGAtgctgaggaggaaaaaTCCGTAGAGAACGTCCAAACAAGTACTGCGATGGGTCGTCGTAGTCATTTTTTGGAGTAGTgggtcttcttgaagaTGTGTTTGAGTTGAACCTGTGGGGACTTGGCCTCACAGGAGATGTGGGACGGAGTGGACTACTTGGCCGCAGGTGATCATACTGTGTGAAGGGatcctcctcatcaccatcaaTAGTACCATCAGAGCTCTCTCTGTCCTCTTCGTCTGTGACTATTTCATCGGGATCGATCTGCTCCATACCCGAAATGATACGGTATGAGACTCTCTGGACAGCTGAGGTCAAGTTGTTCCATTTATCGCCGGTGTTATCTTTGCTCTTGGGACTATTTCTCGAAACTGCTCTCTCGAGGTCGGTATTTCTCAAATCGTTGTGCATCATAGGGTCGGCAGAATCAAATGAGGTATAACGCTTGGGCGTATATGCGATGTTGTCGAGTGATTCCAGTTCAAAGTCAACAGTTCTGTTCGGTGTCAAGTAGTCACTTGATGAAGGATTCCATCCCACTTCAGGTCGCTTCAGCCCACCTTTGGTAGACTTTGGGCTCTCTTCGAACACTGAAGTCCGTCGTTTCTTCGGACTCAGCTTCTCGTCATTGTGGATCTGCTCGCTGGTGAGCCACTCGCCTCCTGAGCCCCCCTCACCTAGAGCAGTAGTTAGACCCTGTCTTATCGATGCAATCGATGGGTTATCTGTTGTAGACCCGGACTCTACGCTCGAAAGAGAACTGTTCGAGCGTGATGCTGCGCGTCTAGTTCCGGAACCAGGATCTAGAAAggggttgttggaggaCCACCTTCGTCCGCTCCcttccacctcttctaGAGGGATATCTGAGTGTTAGCGCCTGTTGaactgtagttgtagtgCTTGCAATACTCACCTTCGGCCATCGCGCGTAACTGTTTGTCAATGTCGATGTTGGAGTGTGTACCTGTACCGATGTCTGATTTTAGCGTTTACTGCATCACGTCTATGGTTATAACTGTAATGTGGCGCACCCAGATGTATTAGAAGTATCGTGgtctcgtacttgtaccggtaaAAGTGTTGGTAAGAAAAGTTTTATACTAAAGGTCTTGGGgtcgtactgtagctacaggtacgatactgtactcgtaccgtaATTTCCTGGTATACAagtatacttgtactttttaATTCAGGTTTTTTAGCTAATTTCAGTCTCATGTTCTTTCCACCAGGGCAAGTCCTCACGAAGACATCGCAGAATCGCGTTTTTTGACATTACATGAGTGGTATTCATAATGAAGCTCGTTTTTTTAATCCCTCCTACAACGATAGCTAACTTGTACTGTTGTAAGACTCGTTGGATCGGGATTGACGGCTGAAATGGCTCTGACAACGTGTTCAGGGTCCACCCCTCCATTGAGGGCTTGCGGAAACATTTGGTAGCGGTGCCTTTCAAACCGTACGTAGTGTACAATCCTACCTTGGCTTTAGAATACTGCAAGATGCTAGTTTCCATACAAATACTTAATTCTTATATTGAGACGACGTGTTTCTTCTATCGATATTTACCCTTGTGTGTACAACCCAATTATTGGACACCCGACACCCGTGTACTGATTAACTCCTTGTACGCTTGTAGATGTATTGTATAACATGGGGCTGTCGAAATAATGTCTGTGCCATCAGTGTGGGATTCCAGCCTTCGACGAAGATACCATTACAGTAgaagtagctacttgtagctttTACAAATTAATAGAAGTGTGATATATATTATCGATTTTATGTAGAGTGGCTTCTGGACTTCGAGCCATCACAATTTCATTCGGCCAAGAAGAATGTGTATAAATAATCCTCCCTCTATTAGCCCCTCCGAGATGTTGCTCCTGGAGGCGGAGCTTGGATTGCCTGTTGGGGAACGATGTATTGGTTCTTTTTCGCTTGAAGAGCCAGCAATCGTTCAGTTTCGTCGCCATGTCTCCCACCTTTTCCATCGTGCTTGAAGGCATATGTGACTGTTATTTGCTGGTTCATGAGATACTGTTTGTCCATTGATTCCAATGCACGGTCTGAATGTTCAAAATCAGTaaaagacacaaaaccGTACCCTTTTGAAGA
This genomic interval from Yarrowia lipolytica chromosome 1E, complete sequence contains the following:
- a CDS encoding uncharacterized protein (Compare to YALI0E15334g, similar to uniprot|P50077 Saccharomyces cerevisiae YGR217w CCH1 calcium channel protein, similar to Saccharomyces cerevisiae CCH1 (YGR217W); ancestral locus Anc_5.113), whose protein sequence is MAEDIPLEEVEGSGRRWSSNNPFLDPGSGTRRAASRSNSSLSSVESGSTTDNPSIASIRQGLTTALGEGGSGGEWLTSEQIHNDEKLSPKKRRTSVFEESPKSTKGGLKRPEVGWNPSSSDYLTPNRTVDFELESLDNIAYTPKRYTSFDSADPMMHNDLRNTDLERAVSRNSPKSKDNTGDKWNNLTSAVQRVSYRIISGMEQIDPDEIVTDEEDRESSDGTIDGDEEDPFTQYDHLRPSSPLRPTSPVRPSPHRFNSNTSSRRPTTPKNDYDDPSQYLFGRSLRIFPPQHPWRWKMWKLCSSPWFEPFVLLLIILHTVFLFCESSWNIFKDKDTEHIFASWGHKWTDWGFLAIFILYTFEISAKIVAFGLWDDSQMFYSTGQMPDSSWNRFFPNKLTKSSRWNQRKGTSSAPISHALTLLVHNEQPTHRVQRAFLRSSWNRVDFISVVCYWISLGVAAHDYDIIHQLFLFRFLACLRILRLLNLTHGTTAVLRALKTSAPLLINVSLFIGFFWVTFSIIGTQSFKASLRRQCVWVDSTGQQDNYTYEQYCGGYLHPETLEHMPYVFTDGTVGPQSKGYMCPAGSICVSDKNPYGGTVSFDNIFNSLEMVFVIISLNTFTDIMYYTMDSDYMTACLFFMAGILILALWLANLLVAVIATSYSQIRVEMILSRKSKTETLFRKRLTSAEARNFLKKTVKGRWYLRMEWLWSLIIFMSLVVSSTRTADTTDSQETALYILEIIITSMLTADVILRFYVYLPNWRIFFLNIANVVDCALGVMCIVILIPPIHNKPVLYGWLTIFQILRIYRVVMFFKFTRLLWRRVVGNYRTMFYMSCFFFLLTFLCSVMSTRLLRGVIPQEDDSGESIEFSFYNLQNTFLGMYALSTTENWTDMLYNGQQFATNTFSALCIAAFFIGWFIFSNNVVMNLFIALITENLDVSEETKRIEQIKGFVRKYTDQISNNGGSLPTMQLLMQKVKHLGKNREINQTDGSHVFDMLMQRHVVQDFLEDEVNEAEEMPAEQRSRPSRIKRMLKQAHVKSLMFWRKKEPTENPFLDPPQGGDFFSRKKSLNPINLAKDFLDDYQQRLKTQEEFLAEHPDFNVVLYCLPPHNPIRRFCQRIVMPSHGTRHDGVIPKQWVWYTFTFIMFLATVALVVLACVATPLYQKENGGGGVWSWITWSDLGFLILFSIEAIIKILADGFYFTPNAYLRSSWGVIDFIVLISLWINMIAIFAGNGYVSRAVRAFKALRALRLLNISNAAKETFENIVIVGIRKIFGAAMISMCLLYPFSVWGLQIFKGRFYSCNDENTEFLANCINEFASSPSNWNVLAPRSVVKPYYDFDNFGHSFLILFEIISLEGWTDVLKTTMSIQGPGMNLEWAASVNNSAFLVLYNFISTVFILTLFIAVIIKNYSRTTGTAFLTQEQRAWAEAEKILKLVKPSIVPVYVREGTWREYCYRVVTNRKGKWNKFLAGLLFIHLIILCLEWYPQYLYAEDIRNGLFLPILIILDLNEIMRFYAFGYKGFMSRKWDLYTVLVVTGALVTTIFSFASFVSNTYYNFQKLCQVGILLLFIPRSERLDQLFKTTSASFASILNLMATWIVLFVVYAIAFNQIFGLTRVGPNGTGNINFRTVPKALILLFRMSCGEGWNQIMSDYLLEPPYCINGAGFNETDCGSRPYAYLLFISWNILSMYIFVNMFVSLIYENFSYVYQQTGPLSRAIKREELRKYKKAWREFDPTGTGYIRPDELHRFLRRIEGTFSMCIYEGDWSIKELISDHNIRVNDHDPYDVDLPALNKAVRTIPVGDMINRRRAFDTLCEQVLLERNPDKGISFSQVLLAIPIYKMVDENKCFMLDAYLKRRIMLQQVEENLLKAKLRGFMDMVQLRREFHERRDDMGPMSASRDPFESTGVTRIPSGSRKNIVPQIFITTDGDSKEDFTSEEPSLLPRKTADFDVEEVPTTPDGVPVPADYFLSTDPMTPNPNAGSSGRFSWTSERSNIDRNSMWDRRVSGDSDNFKDQDSSDLNLIHRQEDQLIDSFENSVWGGALSKRASRYQRAEQDDEKDETLDDDSHDYI